A single genomic interval of Dysidea avara chromosome 6, odDysAvar1.4, whole genome shotgun sequence harbors:
- the LOC136258401 gene encoding nicotinamide N-methyltransferase-like, translating to MLSGCFKIRILARNGIGRSLNIFRLFSSARSRDIMEERYNDTRRYLDFYCPLTVLEENAPMVAGSLISPQTPQYFHNFYQQYHKEWDNSTALLLEVGGGPSIYTYVSAVPYVAKIYHADYLKANLNEVSMWINKDPDAFDWSPYFKYVIQKLESKTSFDDVLEREDKLRGLLHVLPCDIKADVIVPAVKVPVDILGSSFCFGSCFDSLEDYKIGLKKVYDMITPNGFFVSQTTLELTWYRFEDKRYHTSFSLSLEDVEQYYKEIGFDILHADFWTNPMEVRNIMSDAGGFGFIVARK from the exons ATGTTGTCCGGATGTTTCAAGATTCGCATCCTTGCTAGGAATGGCATCGGACGGTCTCTGAACATCTTTCGTCTGTTTTCATCTGCTCGATCAAG AGATATTATGGAGGAACGCTATAATGACACAAGGAGATACTTGGATTTCTACTGTCCTCTAACTGTGCTTGAGGAAAATGCACCAATGGTTGCAGGTTCACTCATATCTCCACAGACACCTCAATACTTTCACAACTTCTATCAACAGTATCACAAGGAGTGGGATAATTCTACTGCACTTCTACTGGAAGTTGGAGGGGGTCCTAGTATTTACACATATGTCAGTGCTGTGCCATATGTAGCTAAGATATATCATGCTGACTATCTGAAAGCCAACTTAAATGAAGTGTCCATGTGGATAAACAAGGATCCTGACGCTTTTGATTGGTCACCTTATTTTAAATATGTTATACAAAAGCTTGAAAGTAAAACTAGTTTTGATGATGTACTGGAACGTGAAGACAAGTTACGTGGTTTACTACATGTACTTCCATGTGACATAAAGGCTGATGTCATAGTTCCAGCTGTTAaagtgcctgtagatattttaggCAGTAGCTTTTGTTTTGGAAGTTGTTTTGATTCCTTAGAAGACTATAAAATTGGTTTGAAGAAAGTTTATGACATGATAACTCCCAATGGCTTTTTTGTGTCACAGACAACTTTGGAGCTCACTTGGTACAGGTTTGAAGACAAGCGATATCATACTTCTTTTTCTTTGTCATTGGAAGATGTGGAACAGTATTACAAAGAAATTGGTTTTGATATCCTACATGCAGACTTCTGGACTAATCCTATGGAAGTGAGAAATATTATGTCTGATGCTGGAGGCTTTGGCTTTATTGTAGCACGAAAGTAA